From the Manihot esculenta cultivar AM560-2 chromosome 14, M.esculenta_v8, whole genome shotgun sequence genome, the window TGAACAGAAAGAATTTCACTATCGGAGACTGATGGGAAAGTAAAGACGACAATCGCTAGTCGGAACGTACCTGATTTGGCCGAGGAATGGGAATCAAACTCGTAAACCGTGAACTCTGCTGCGCACGCTCTCACTTTCTCTCTAtttctgtctctctctctctctcgatctctcGAGTCGCAACAGATCTCTAGACGTTTGCAATACGGTAATAGCGCTGCGAGGTTGTCGCCGGCTGGGTTAGCCAATCGAAAAAAGCTTTACTCTGTttgaaaaaacttatttaacaaaaagaaaaatcatataAAACTATTTAATCTATgtgcatgaaaaaaaaaacaattaattagttgaaaggaaaacaaaattcaataaattcattttattatcatatttaaattgaaattttttaagttaaaagttgaattattttattttaaataaaaaaattgataaaaaaattgaatttaattgaaataaaattcttgtaaaatttataattccaAATGAAGAATTAATTTTGAGAACTCTTAAAtgtctaaaaatttaaaattttagttttttttgttaaatttagtaatttttttattaattttagtctaatttaaaattttaaaatttattttagtccataattaaaattgagattAAAATTGCTAATATAAgtctaatataaaataaatgttaATATTATATTCGATATTATTgacaaattaaaacttttataataaaaaaattaaaatttttttgatatttatatattatagttcaattttaaattgttattttaaattatagctaattaattaattttaacctaaattatttaaaattaatattttcttatttattataataaaaaattaatatatttttatatcactcatatcatattttaaaatatatttattagtattatttatgaaataaatataatattttataattaaaaatattatattatttaaaataatattgaaactgatgaccgctggatttcttcactcgGTTTTAAGCCAGACTCATGACAATAGCCCATTATGTGGAGACCCTTAAATCTTTCGTATGGACTCAGTCCGGCCCATTCAATCCTGAGACCGGATTGTTTGAATAAGTGGAAAAtaggagagaaaaaaaaaaggaaaaaaaatacaaattttctcttgttttgaaggaaagaaaataaaaagggagAGGAAAATAAATAAGGGAAACTTTATATGGAGCTCATGAGAAACTTTCTCTTAAATTGGAGAGGATGTGGatagtaatttattaaaattatgttttatcattatttattttatcaatatatAGAAAgggcaaaaaaatattttgttattagCAAAGATACTTTTATCCTTTATTTTCTaccaaataaataaagaaaaatattttttaaaattcactgTTATTTTTCTATCTCAAAATAATTTCAGTTTTCTAAATCAATCTCTCCCATGCTGtaaataaagtattttttaaaaatataattactgaTAAACGTtatttgagagaaaaaaaaaattatctttatcACTCGTATTAACATTTGTAAGTCATTATCGTTGAGTGACTATTCAGTTAGTTcgctttaaaatttaatcaaaccgaataaattaaaaattaaaattttagtatttataaaaatcaaactgaatcgattttaattagaaatcaaatcgaatcaaatcagtctgatttgattcgattcgattcagtttgatcgatttaaatttttaataaattttttattttatatattttatttttagtattttaaaatttaattgaaatattttaaatttaatataatttaatctctttatataattaaaaataatatattattatcactaatcaattcgattcgattttttaaattttttttttctgatcaaaactaaaccgaattgatataattgaaaattttaaaattaaaaattgaatcgaactgaaatgaataaaaaatcgaactgaatttttaaatttttaaattaatttaattcgattgattttttttttaatttgaatcgaatatGCTCACTTTTGATCAGTtgctataaataaattttcaaaatatactcaaaaaaatatcttttaatatattataatataacttGCCAATTGGCTAGGGGTAGTGGTAGATGAGCTTGGACCAGAATTTGGACtcgtaaaattattattattattattattattattatgttttcTGTTTTGTGTATTCGGACTTGAGCCGGAGTTTACCCTCATCTATAGTTTTGGGTCTGTCGCTCTTTTAATGAATGATTACtttgaccaaaaaaaaaatcttaccaACGGtttgttatttttcttttatttccttATTAGCTTTTGCAACTCAAAAGTGTAAATTTACTTTGATGACTTTGTTTTactaactaaaaaaatatataattcacaTGATAAACTCAGATTTAAGCCTTTACTCCTTTAATATTTAGGAGAAGAAATATgttttctaatatatatatatatattcatataaaggAGCCCAATATGTTAGAAACTAAAGCTtgacaaaaataaaaacaacctaTTTAATGGAATATGTTTGCAATATCATTTCAATGCCGAAATATTGGATACAAATAATCAAAATTGTGGCAATTTATAACATTGTATACACAATAAATTTACAAACCCAATTTGTCctcaatttatgcaattttcAGATAAGACCAAATTGAGAACTAAAGAAACAAACTTTCAATCAAGATAAGCTTTAACATCAATTCCATTATCAATAAGAGACTGAACCACAGCTCTGATCTTCCCTTCAAACTTGTCCCTCTCTCTTGGGGTGTAAGAAGCAGTGTACACATCAGCTTCTCGTGCCCTGTCGGCTAAAATGCGACCAATGGCCAAGCATGCTGGTATGTCTGACCTGGACTTGAGAGCAGCTTTAATGTCTTTAGAGTTAGTACCAGCAACTGCAACCTGCTTACTTGTTACTCTGTGCGTGAGTGATGCTGTAACAAAGCGCTTTGAGATTAATATGTCAAGTGTAAATGGTTCCATGTATGCTTTGGTCCGTTGCTTAAATGACATATGCTTGTTGGGGTTTTTtgacttcttttctttctgGTATGTATATGGCCTGCTATTGTCGTCATCGAGGAAATCTTCCACCCCAAAGAAGCTTCTCGGTGCACAATAAACCTGCAGCCGAGCAATAATTGGCATATTTTATTTATCGTGGCACTTTGCGTTGAAAATATACTAATTCTGTACAGCTGCCCCATCTCATGACATAATCCTacgaagttttaagtaagacctttatcaaatgaaaatttgaagCATAAATCACGGAGGTTTTTTCTGTTGGGTGTGGAAGAACTATTTCTATTTATGTGAAGATGATGTTTGAACCACTTCAGTCATCTGCCAAATACTGGCCCTTTCAATTGTGAAAAAATTGCTTTTAACAGCACAGAGATATTCAAGGCAAAGCAATGAGGAAACTGTTACCTGTCCATTGTGGAAGCCTGTGATGGGCACATAAAAGAGAGCTCTAAGCTTGTCTCCTCCACTTGCACAAGAACCCTTGTTCAAAACCTTGCCAAGCACTTGCTTCAACATATGTGCAAACAGCCAGTCCCTTGCTATATCAAACACAATTTATACAACTTAGGACCTTCAAGTcacctaatatatatatatatatatatatatatagaccaAATAAAAACAATTCTTTAAAAGTTACGTCACATAAACCCATAGATGCATAGTAAAATGACACTGCATGCACTTATATGTGTTATTATATGTGCACTGAAAtgcagatatatatatatatatatagtgtaAAAGTGAAGATAGCGTGAATAGTGTTCAAAATTGATTTTGACCCTTTACCATCACATATTTAGCCTCAGTTGCATAAGCACAGCTCCTACATCAATTCGCTCTTTACATCCTGGTACAATTTTTCTGACTTAGCTAGAATTACCATTTTGCTTGAGTCAGTTTTGCTTTATTGCCTTCAACGCCCAAAAAAAAAGTTTTCATTTGCTCCTCTTGCTTTACTCTTATTTATTATGACCCCTCTACATTGATCAGATATTTGTCAAAGATATCAGAGGATAttcattcaatttttttctttattctagTCTCTTGTACTcagttaatatatattatttttttcacagATAGGTTGCTTCTTATCCTAAAATTGACATGATTATTCTAGCAAGATGGACCTAAATATGTGTTCATATTCATTATGTTGGCTTTGCACTCGCACCAAGATTTTTATGATCATAGGTATCTTATTTTTTCAGCACAAGGAGGTATACCAAGGAACAGCCCAAATGAAGATATAGAGGTGGTCATGGGTGTTATGGGAGCATTTGCACAAATATCAGCAAATGATGGCGAAGCAAAAACCTTCTACATGAGCAATTTGCTATGTTCCACTTCCATAAATGGCTATATGCCATGGCAGCAGCACAAGTTGATGCTATGTCCATGGATGCGATGATTACTGGGGTACATAGGGATCACAAACTCCAGAGTTACCTGAGGTTGCTAAAAGGTACTATCCCAACCAACTTCAAGATCATCTGCAGCGAGAAATTGGAGAACTTGCTCTTTCATTCATAGTGTCAAAGAAATACACTAAATTTGATAGAGATTGTCTGCAATTGCGTCGTCCTGTAGCCACAGATGGGCTGGACAAATGAAGGTCTATTCTAGAAGAAAATTAAAAGGGATCGTAAGCACTGCAGAGATATTCCAGTAGTATAGGAGGTCGTTACAGCAGCGGAAATAAAGGGGAAAGGACAGGACAGATGGCAGGGAGAGAAAAGGAGCAATCATTAGTGTAATGAGTATATATAATAGAGAGGAGAGAGAATGGGTGTGCggtatttttttgttttcttcagCATATGCTGGGCAGGGAAtttcagagagagagagagggaattCTTTGAGTGATCTGTCAAGAAGGGGGAAGTTAGAGTATTTTTAGCTATCAGAAATACCACAATTTTCTCTATTATACCTATTTCTGCAAGTTAGTTCCTTAAAGGCTCTATCAATTGGTCCGATCTGCCGGATGCCAAACACAAGGATGGATTCACGGGTAGAAGCGATAGAGAGGAACGTTGCAGCATTGGAAGAAAATTTGCGCAAGTTTAATCTAGAAAGGGAACAGCAGGATAAGTAGGTAGCCTTAGAGCTTTTACAGCATAGGCAACAACTGGAAAAGTTAGATGGGATTGAAATAATGTTGGCAAACTTGACTAATCTCATAAAGGGAAAGGAAGCTGACAGTGGGACTCCGGGCCCTCTAAGTACTCACAGGGGTATTGCCAATAGAGGTTCAGCATCGTCATCCATAATGACCACTCCTTCGCACACGATGATGTTCGACGAATCGCAGTTGACAgtaaaaaaaatagaactccCAAACTTTGATGGTAGTGACCCGGTAGGATGGCTTTCACGGGCTGACCAATATTTCTCGATACACCCTACAACCGATGAGCAGAAAGTGGCTTTGGCCTTGGTGTGCATGGAAGGGCCGGCACTGCATTGGATGAGATGGGTTAAACAACGAAAGCCGACCATGTCATGGGAGAGGTTATCACTGGAGCTACTACAGAGATATGGGGGAGATGATTATGCAAGCCCTTATGAAAGATTGGCGGCAGTCAAACAGGATGGAACCGTGGAAAGTTTCTCCAATGAATTCCTAGCTTGAGCGTCACAAGTACCGGGAATCACAGACCAACACTATGGGAGATACGCTGCGAGCTCTCATTGTAGGGGAAGACGAAGCTGAACCAGAAGGGGATGTTGAAGAACAAATGGGAGATGCGATAGAAGTGGAGGGGCATCTGGCCCAACTAGAGCTACCATTGTATTCTGTAGGGGGCATTTCTAGGGCTCGTACCATGAAGATTAACGGCAAGGTTAAAGGGCAGCCTCTAGTTATCATGATCGACAGTAGGGCGAGCCATAATTTTGTAGCTGATAGAGTGGCAACCCTATTACAACTACCTGTCACTCCAACCACTACTTTTGGAGTCCGATTAGGAGATGGCAGAAGAACAGAAACTTCAGGTTTGTGTTCGAAATTGCAGATTTCGATGGGTAGTTTTGAAATCCTGGAAGATTGCTATGTGTTTCCACTGGGTGGGGTTGATATGATATTGGGAGTTGCATGGTTGGAGAAGTTGGGGAATGTGGAAGTAAATTAGCGTCGAATGACTATGGAATTTTTGCACCGGGGTACCCGGGTAAAGCTTCAAGGAGATCAGTCATTAACAAGGGCCATAATTTCAATATTAGCATTACAGAAGTTAACAGAAGTAGAGTTTTATGTGGTGATATGGGCTTCTGAAAAAGGGGAGCTATTCCACGGGATAGAATCAGAACTAAGtacagagcaaaaggaacaattACAATCCCTAATTGAGCACTTTCAGAGGGTGTTCACCGAAGCAACAGGGCTCCCTCCTAGAAGAGCCATTGACCACGCAATTCTGCTCCACCCGAGTTCAGCCCCCATTAGTGTGAAACTGTACCGGTACAGTCACTAGCAGAGAGATGAAATCGAAAAGATGGTGGCAGAAATGTTGAGTGCAGGAATTATCAGGCCAAGCTGCAGTCCCTTTTCGAGTCCTGTCCTACtggtgaaaaagaaagatggtaGTTGGAGATTTTGCGTGGACTACAGAGCACTTAACAAAGCCACAGTGCCTGATAAGTACCCGATTCCAGTGATTCAAGAGATGTTAGATGAATTACATGGAGCGAAGTATTTTTCGAAGATAGATCTGCGCTCGGACTACCATCAGATTAGAGTGAAGGAAAGTGATGTGCCAAAGACTGCTTTTCGAACTCACACCCCTCATTACGAATTCTTGGTAATGCCATTCGGTTTAACAAACGCCCCAGCCACGTTTCAAGCCACCATGAATGAAGTATTCAGGCCCTTGCTCCGTCATTGTGTTCTGGTTTTTTTTGACGACATTAATTTACAGCAGAAGTTGGGAAGAACATGTACAACACTTGAGAAAGGTTTTACAGATCCTATGGGAGAACCAATTCGTGGCAAATAAGCAAAAGTCTTTATTAGGAAGGTTGCAAGTTGAATATCTGGGCCATATAATTTCCTCCAAGGGAGTTGCAATGGATCCAGTCAAGATCTCCAGTGTTTTGAATTGGCCGACACCAAGAAATATTAAAGGAGTGAGGGGGTTTCTAGGATTGACCGGATACTATAGACGATATATTAAGAATTATGGAGAAATAGCAAGACCTTTGACTCAACTGCTTAAGAAGCAAACAGCGGAGAAATTCTACTGGAATCAGCAAACTCATAGCGCTTTTGAACAGTTGAAAGCAGCTATAAACACTGCTCCAGTGTTATCAAtgccaaatttttaaaaaacatttgTGTTGGAGTGTGATGCATCTGGCAAGGGGCTCGAGGCTGTGTTGATGCAAGACCACAAGCCAATTGCATTCTACAGCAAAGCCTTGTCAGAACAAAATTTGATTAAGTCAACTTATGAGAAAGAATTAATGGCTCTAGTATTGGCAATAAGACACTAGAGACCGTACTTGATTGGGAGAAAGCTCACTGTTCATACAGATCAACGCAGCTTGAGGCACCTCTTGGATCAACCCATTACCACCCCAGCTCAACAGCAGTGGTTAGCTAAGTTATTGGGATATGAATTCATCATTGTTTATAAACCAGGAGCAATCAACAAGGCAGCAGATGCATTATCccgaagagaagaagaaatggAGTGTTAGATTCTTACAATGCCAGTCTCGCTAGATTTGGATAGATTAAATTCAGAGGTGCGGATGGATAAAGAGTTGCAGAAAATATTGACGGACTTGGCAGAAGACCCAAATTCTCACCCTCACTACCAGCTGATTCAGAACAAGTTGTTCTTTCATGGAAAGTTGGTAATTCCTACTACATCGTCCCTTATTCCAATTCTGCTGAAGGAATTTCATTCTACTGTGGTTGGAGGACACTCTGGGGCTTATAGAACTTATAGGAGGCTGGCGGGAAATGATTACTGGAAGGGTATGATGAAGACAGTGCAGAATTTTGTTAAAGGGTGCGAGGTGTGTCAACGAAATAAATATCAAGCTACTAATCCAGCCGGATTACTCCAACCGCTACCCATTCCTACGACAATTTGGGAAGACATTTCCATGGATTTTATTACAGATCTTCCAAGATCTCATGGGTTGGATTGCATATTGGTTGTGATTGACAAACTCTCCAAATATTCACATTTTATGGGGCTGAGACATCCCTTTTCAGCTAAAGTGGTTGTTGAGGTGTTTACCAAGGAGGTTGCAAAGCTGCATGGTATACCCCAATCCATAGTAAGTGATCGTAATCCCATATTTTTGAGTAATTTCTGGCAGGAGTTGTTCAGTAGGCAGGGATCTCAATTGAAAATGAGCACATCTTACCATCCAGAAACGGACGGGGCTTTTCTTCAGAGCAACCATGCCAGTGGAGCAAGTACCTGCATTGGGCTGAATGCTGGTTCAATACCAACTTCCATGCTTCTACGGGTTCAACCCCTTTCGAGGTGGTATATGGGAGACCCCCACCTTTCATTGTTAAATTTCTGCCAGGTGAAATAAAGGTGGAGGTAGTAGCCCAAGAGTTGAAAGACAGAGATGAGATTTTACGCCAGCTGCAGTACAATCTAAAAAGGGCTCAACAGAAGATGGTTAAGGCAGCCAACAATCGTAGGAGAGATGTGAACTTTGAAGTTGGAGAGTGGGTTTATTTGAAATACAGACCCCACAGGCAGGTTTCTATGCAATCCGGGGTGTTTTCTAAACTCGCAGCACGTTACTATGGGCCATTCAAGATAATTGCAAAAATCGGGAAGGTGGCTTATAAACTACAACTACCAGAAGGAGCTAGGGTGCATCCTGTTTTTCATGTCTCTCTACTCAAGAAAGCAATAGGAGACAGCTTGGCATCAGTCCAGATTCCACAGGATTTCAAATCTGAAAATCTACCTTTCGAGCCTGCCGCAATACTCCAATTTCGGGAATTGAAGGAAGGGGCTGGGGCAAAACAGCAAGTCCTTGTGCAATGGAAGGGATTTTctgaagaagaagcagaatcAATTTCCAAATTATGACCTTGAGGACAAGGCCAAAGTCAACGAAGGAAGTATTGATAGAGATTGTCTGCAATTGCGTCGTCCTATAGCCACAGATGGGCTGGGACAAATGAAGGTCTATTCTAGAAGAAAATTAAAAGGGATCGTTAGAGATATTCCAGTAGTATAGGAGGTCGTTACAGCAGCGGAAATAAAGGGAAAGGACAGGACAGATGGCAGGGAGAGAAAAGGAGCAATCATTAGTGTAATGAGTATATATCATAGAGAGGAGAGAGAATGGGTGTGCggtatttttttgttttcttcagCATATGCTGGGCAGGGAATTTCAAAGAGAGAGGGAATTCTTTGAGTGATCTGTCAAGAAGGGGGAAGTTAGAGTATTTTTAGCTATCAGAAATACCACAATTTTCTCTGTTATACCTATTTCTGCAAGTTAGTTCTTTAAAGGCTCTATCAGAATTCCACAAGAGCTGATAAATTGGTTTATATACATTCCAACTTTCAATAGCATTCTCGCTTTACTGAAAACTACAAGAATGAACCGACCTTATAAGAAGTGGGCATTTATCTGGAGGAAACACATATTGATGATTCTAGTGTTAGACTAGAGGAAATGAGATGGCAATCACTGGATACTAATTTAGATAACTCAAGCAGCTTTGTGAGGGAATGTGAAAATATGTCATCCTCTAGCACTAAAAAGTTTGCTCATTGCTCAACAGGTGATTCGAGTTCTAAAGGCCATAAATTCACTATTCTAAGCTACAACAGACTCAAATTTGCAGCTTCGCTAGACAAAACATTGACACAGAAGAAGAATTAACTTACTGTTCTTGCATTTTGTTCCATTTTGCTGCTtcagattttcttttttaagtttAAACTACAAACGCTGAGATTTAcaaatttagcttctgaaatAGTATGGTAAACAGAATGCAAGAAATGTTCAGTTTctctataaattatataaatttcagCACCTAAAACATGTTAAGCATATTAAATCAGAAAATGAATCCACAAAGTTTCTGCAGGTTTGCATACCTGCAGAAACAATCATATTTAATAATCAATTAAATCATAGTTTTTAATAGCCTCACAATTAGCATACTTCATTCATAACTAAAGTATTATATAAGTTCCAATCTCTTTGCATTAATTTCTCTAACCAATAAAACAGTCTGAAACTAGAGCTTAAATCATTTGTTTCTATCAAAAATCAATCTTAAATCATATTGAACTTAATTGTAATCAACTAAtctaattcaattcaaatttctatctaaaaataaaaactttaaacattaaaattaagTTCCAATCCCTTAGCATTAAGTGTCTATAGTTACTGTGATCTTCAAAAAGCTATCGACAGCATATTGAAGGAACAATATAGCATTATTATGTCTGCAAAAGCAATGGCACAATAGGTAAGTTTCATATAAACTCACATACCTTTCAAGGAGTAACACACTATAAGAATGCACTGTCTGACACTGAAAATTAAGGCAACAATCATAAATATAAACCCTTTCCCTTTATTAACAAATGGTACAGAGAAAGGTTGCAATCTAAGTCAAGTCTAATGCACTCAAATTCCAGATGTCTTGTTCAATTAGTTTATAGGCTGATCACGTGTTGTGTAGTAGTAACACAATTAACAATACTATCAAGGCTATCTTAATAAATCTACCATAAGTTCTCATCTCCAAGCATACTCATTGTAACATAACACCCACTCTGAGATCACACAGGAAACTCTCCCATGGCTTCTTAAAGCACAAATCAATATCCATAGACTAGACCATGTGAATCAAATgaacctaatacataaacaagcagGTTGAAATAAActgatataatatatttattcatttattgtaTGACACTTAAAACTAGTGAAATCCGCCACTCAATTATTTGTCTTGACATTTTGCAGTAAACAAACCCAAGCTAATCCCTATACTCACTGTTCTCACTTCTATTTGCATGAAATAGGCAGAATGGCAATAATAGAaacagaaaataatagaaaattaagaCACAGAGCAATAATAGAACAAACAAATCAAGAAGTGTACTGGAATATTaacatgaaaatttaattaacaaatgCTGACTCCAAACGTATTTAAAATCAGAAGGTAATATCTAAGCACATTCACTAAGTATATAGGAGGAAACCCAACAAGGAAGACTTAGATAATCTCAAAACCCATCCAAACCTGCAGTGACTGAGGAGTAGAATGAGTGGCGAGGAGCAGCAACGTGACTGAGGACGAGGACCAGCGGCGAGGAGCAGCAACGGACGGTAGAAGGACTGGACCGGTGGACGCAGCTGCAAGGACTAGTGAGAGCGGCGGAGGAGAGCGAATAAGCAGCCAGGACTAGGGACGCAGCGACCACGTTGATAGCGTGAAGAGAAGAGGGAAGATCGGCGGGAGGCGCACGGCTGTACCAGAGGGAACGGCGGGAGGGGGAGGGAAGGGGATGGACGACTGCTTCGGAGTTTGGGTTTTTTGGATAAAGGGGTTTAAATGTTTGGTTATTtagttctattttttttattttaattaaaatttcttatattttatattattcataatattcTACACAATGtgtattgaatttatttatactttATTAAAGAGTTTTATCatatacatttatatttttataaaaaaacgtatattattttatcaataacaataagagtattttaattttattttttaggttATGCTTTTTTAAAAGACAAACAGTACATTTtatagaattaaaatattagtaCAATATATGTATTAATTCATATCATGTTTTACAGAAGATGTGTGATATAATTTCAACGATatgtattatattaatttatatactattagaaaaataataaaataaattaatgacaTAGTCGGAATGGTGTTGTGCTGTGATTAATTCAATAGAATTGTATTATGATTAGTCCATCTGCAAAGGAGAAAATGCGAGATGGTTGATGTGTACGGCAACCACTCCGATACTTAAAGTTAgtaaaaagaagagaagagcaAATATAATACTtaaaactcaagagtagttgtatgGGAGAATAGCATTTCTTTACCTCTGTGatctttctccttttatactgtaagaaaatagaaataaatatagtatttcctaATAATCCAGTGATGATGTGGCCGGCTGTCTGATAAGAGATATCGTCAATAGATAGGTCGGTGATCCCATGATTATAGGCGCAATGGGGATGACTGTGCTTTGATAACAATAACTTTGTGCCGAGACTTGGCGTATCCAAGAAATAGAGAGTCTTGGTGATGAACCGGGTGTTATGGTGTCCGAGTCTTGTTTTTCTCTAATGGAACCGCATTATCCACTTACCAAATCCCTGTCCCGTGGACTTGTCCTATGATAATAGCTCACTGCCTACTTTGAGTGTGTTTTATGAAGCATCAAAAGTTCTCCAGCggtctttgattctttagattcgaaagTGACAATTGTCCTCATGATCTGGGGTACGTGACTTACGTGACTTACTGATATTGATTTTTTCTGACTCACGCCGCTTTGCTTGCTTAACTT encodes:
- the LOC110600608 gene encoding 50S ribosomal protein L18 isoform X3 produces the protein MPIIARLQVYCAPRSFFGVEDFLDDDNSRPYTYQKEKKSKNPNKHMSFKQRTKAYMEPFTLDILISKRFVTASLTHRVTSKQVAVAGTNSKDIKAALKSRSDIPACLAIGRILADRAREADVYTASYTPRERDKFEGKIRAVVQSLIDNGIDVKAYLD
- the LOC110600608 gene encoding 50S ribosomal protein L18 isoform X2, translated to MLKQVLGKVLNKGSCASGGDKLRALFYVPITGFHNGQVYCAPRSFFGVEDFLDDDNSRPYTYQKEKKSKNPNKHMSFKQRTKAYMEPFTLDILISKRFVTASLTHRVTSKQVAVAGTNSKDIKAALKSRSDIPACLAIGRILADRAREADVYTASYTPRERDKFEGKIRAVVQSLIDNGIDVKAYLD
- the LOC110600608 gene encoding 50S ribosomal protein L18 isoform X1: MFKLKKENLKQQNGTKCKNTRDWLFAHMLKQVLGKVLNKGSCASGGDKLRALFYVPITGFHNGQVYCAPRSFFGVEDFLDDDNSRPYTYQKEKKSKNPNKHMSFKQRTKAYMEPFTLDILISKRFVTASLTHRVTSKQVAVAGTNSKDIKAALKSRSDIPACLAIGRILADRAREADVYTASYTPRERDKFEGKIRAVVQSLIDNGIDVKAYLD